In bacterium, a single window of DNA contains:
- a CDS encoding sigma-70 family RNA polymerase sigma factor: MTENSNIAFDQIVQKYDKRLFNLLFRLTGDYDLAQDLAQEVFLIAYKEYSKFRGESDFFTWLYRIAVNHHRRHLRKQKVMSFFGLGERTPEEEVSDPGALEQMEKIEKLSQDKMIRQAVSELPVEFKETVVLYYFEDQACDDIAKILNCSPGTVKSRLWRGRQILAQKLNGLKAANNQGGRNELSAN; the protein is encoded by the coding sequence ATGACGGAAAACAGCAATATAGCATTTGACCAGATAGTCCAGAAATACGATAAGCGGCTTTTTAATTTGCTCTTTCGTTTGACGGGCGATTATGACCTGGCCCAGGACCTGGCCCAGGAGGTTTTCCTGATCGCTTACAAGGAGTACTCCAAGTTCCGGGGTGAATCCGATTTCTTTACCTGGCTTTACCGGATAGCGGTCAACCATCACCGCCGGCATTTAAGGAAACAAAAGGTGATGTCCTTCTTTGGCCTGGGCGAAAGAACCCCGGAGGAAGAGGTGTCCGACCCCGGGGCCCTGGAGCAGATGGAAAAGATCGAAAAATTATCCCAGGATAAGATGATCCGGCAGGCGGTGTCCGAACTGCCGGTGGAATTCAAGGAGACCGTAGTGCTGTATTACTTTGAGGATCAGGCCTGCGACGATATCGCCAAAATTTTGAACTGCTCTCCGGGCACCGTAAAATCACGCTTGTGGCGGGGCCGCCAGATCCTGGCTCAAAAGCTTAACGGCTTGAAGGCCGCCAATAATCAGGGAGGAAGAAATGAACTGTCAGCAAATTGA